One bacterium genomic window, GGCCGTCGTCCAGTCTGTCGCCGTAGGGCTTGAGCTTCTTGTGGTTGACCTTGAGCATCTATTCGTCCTCTTCTGCCTTCGCCTTGAGAAGGTCAAGCACGGGGTTGAGATAGTGCGCGTCCTTCTGGAAGACGCCGTCGAGCCCCTTGCCTCCGTTCTCATCGCGCTCTATCTCCGCGAACATCCCCTTGCCGATCGCCTTCATCAGCCCGGCCTCCTCGATCTTCTTCAGGTATTTGTGCACGTTGTCGAGCACCGTGTGGGCGCGCCGCGTGATCTTTCCGTTCGGGTTGAAGCTTATCTCATCGCCGATGCTGCGGCAGTTGTTGAAGACGTAGTTGGCGTTCTTCAGCGCCCAGTATCGGTCCTGGATGTGCGGGTTGTGTATCGCCTCCGTCGGTATGCCCAGGAGCTGAATCGACTGCTCCGTAACGATGCCGCAGACGTTGAACATGGCGTCCATGACGTTGCCGAACAGTATGTCGCCCTTCATGTGTTTGGTCGGCGGCATGAACTTGATCGGCGAACGCGGGAATATCTCGCGGACCATCTGCGCCTGCGCCAGCTCGTAGAGGAAGCCGTCCTCGATCTCCGGGTCCATCTCAAAGGCGTGGCCGAGCCCCATGAGCTCGTGCGGCATCCCGGCCTTGAGCGCGAACTGCTCGTTGATGAACTGGCTGGCGAGCACGTGGTGGGCGTTGCGGTACGCGTCGGTCGTCGTGAGATAGTTGTCCTCGCCGGTGTTGATAGTGATCCCGGCGCGCGTGCATATCAGCCTCGAGAAGTACTGGTCCACGAAGGTCCTCTTCATGTTGATATCGCGGAAGAGGATGCCATACATCGAGTCGTTGAGCAGCACGTCGAGCCGCTCCACCGCGGCCATCGCAGCGATCTCGGACATGCAGAGGCCCGATGAGTAATTGACGAGTTTGATGTAGCGGCCCGACTTCTCCGAGGCCTCGTCGAGCGCCTGGCGCATGACTCGGAAGTTCGCCTGCGTGGCGAGCGTACCGCCGGCGCCTTCGGTGCTGATTCCGTCAGGGACGTAGTCGAGCAGAGACTGCGCAGTCGTGCGTATGACCGCGATGATGTCCGCGCCCTCTTCGACAGCCGAGACCGCCTGAGCGGCGTCATCGTAGATATTTCCGGTGGCGACGATCAGGTACTTCCACGGCTGCGGCGGCTCGCCCCTGCGGTTCATCACGCCACGGCGGCGCTGTCTGGCCTCGTCGATCCTCTTGATGCCCGCCTCGGCGAGCTCGACCGCCTTTTGTCTGATCCGGTCCTCAGCCACGTTCGGCACCGAGTCGAGCTTGAGATGGTCTGTAGCAAGCCGCTTTCCCAGTTCCCCGGCGGAGAGCCCGGTGTGGACCGCCGCCCTGGCGAACCACCAGGCGACGCCCTTGCGGAGCATGTCCTTGGGGCTGCGGTCCACGATCAGGTTGACGTGGGGCATCTCGAGGTGCGCCTCCTCCACGCCGAAGACGCGCAGCACCGCGCGTTCGATCGAGGCGGTTGAGTGCCTGTCGATGTACTTCTGCACCGGAGAGACGATGCGCGCCGCCATGTTCCTGCACTGGTCGATCTTGTCGCGGTCCAGGTTGAGTTTTCTATATGCCATAAATCACACCTGCGGTTTCAGGATTACCCTCTTGCCGTCCACGAGATCGTAGAAAGCCGTGTTCTTAGGCTGCTCCGGCGCGAAATTTTTCGCTATATCGTCCGCGGTCGAGCACGCGCTGTCGCGCTCACGCGGGTTGGTGTAGCTTGACATGAGCCCCCTGTAATTGCGCACCACGGCCCTCTCGTCGGTGAGCGTGAGCAGATAGTTCGGCATCACCGGTATCTTGCCGCCGCCGCCAGGCGCATCTATCACGAAGGTCGGCAGCGCTAGACCCGAGGTATGACCGCGCAAGTACTCCATTATCTCGAAGCCCTTGGAGACTGAGGTGCGGAAGTGCTCGATCCCCTCGGCCAGGTCGCACTGATAAATGTAATAAGGCTTCACCCGAATTTTGAGGAGTTCGTGCAAAAGCTTCTTCATCACCGCTGGATCGGAGTTGATCTTGCGGAGCAGCACCGACTGGTTCGAGATCGGCATGCCGGCGTCCGCTATCTTCTCGCATGCGGCCTTTGCCTGCGGAGTCACCTCATACGGATGGCTGAAGTGAGTCATGAAATAAACAGGCTGATACTTTTTGAGCATCGCGATCACTTCGTCGGTTACGCCCATAGGCATGACGCACGGGAAACGGCTGGCCACTCGGATGATCTCCACGTGCGGTATCGCGCGTATCCTCTTTATGATCCCCTCCAGCGTGGCCACCGGCAGCATGAGCGCATCGCCGCCGGAGAGAATCACGTCGCGGATCTCCCTGTTCTTCGCGATGTATTCGATCGCATTGTCGTGCTCGGAGGCGAGCTGCTTCGTGGTGCGCGAGAGGACGTGGCGCCTTCTCGTGCAGAAGCGGCAGTACATGCTGCATACCTCTGAGACCAGGAAGAGCACGCGGTCCGGGTAGCGATGCACGAGCCTGGGCACCGGCATGTCGGCGTCCTCGGCGAGGGGATCCGTGAGATCGCCCAGCCCAGGTTCGAGCTCCGCGAGCCTGGGCACGCACTGCATTCGGATCGGGCATTCGGGGTTTTTCTCGTCGATGAGCGAAAGGAAATAAGGCGTCACCTGGAATTTCGAATGTTTGACCGCGCGATCGACATCCGCCTTTTCCTTCGGCGTGAGCGCTATCACCTTGCTCAACCCTTCGGCGTCCGTGACAGCGTTCGCGAGCTGCCAACGCGGGTCGTTCCACTGCTCGGGCGAAACGTCCTCATAGGCCTTGATGCGCTGAAAATATTTCGGATCGCTCATGTCGATCATGCCGCCTCACTCCCCAAACTTGTCGTCGAACCACTTTTTCACCACCGCGCTCTTGCGGTACAAATCGAGCGTGAACCGCGCGTGGTTCGGCGCGTAGCCGTTGCCGATTATCATCTCCACGTCCATTCCCACGCCCTCGGCGCCGAGAGCCGCCTTCTGGAAGTTTGTCGCCATGTTGAAGAAGTAGACCTTTCCGCCCTGGCGACATGCGAGGACGGATGCAAGCTCGGTCCCCTCGACGTTCGCCGTGTTTATCACAAGGTCGCACATCTTGCCGTTCGTGGCCTTGGCGACCTTGTCCATCGTCTCGGCCGGCGAGAGGGCGTTAGCGGTGAAGCATTCGTCGACGAGCCCCAGCGACTTCATGGTCTCAACGCTAGATTCGCGCGTGGCCGACGCGATGATCCTGCAGTTCTTCCCCAACTTCTCGCGGATCGCCGCAGCGCACAGTATCCCGGATTTGCCGCAGCCGATCACATAGACTGTATCGCCCTTCTTTGCGAGCCGATCGGCCTGCGGCGGCGCACCGGCCACGTCAAGCAGCGCAAGGCAGACTTTGAGGTCCATGTCGTCCGGGATCTTCGCAAGCACGCCGGAGTCGAAGAGGATGGCGTTGCCGTCTATGTCGATCTGTTCGGAGTCGCGGACCTCTTTTATGCGCTCGATGATGAGCGGGGTGAGGGTGAGAGAAACCAGAGTGCATACCCGATCGCCCTTCTTCACGTTGCAGGGATTGGAGTACGCGGGCCCCATCTCCTCGACCGTGCCGAGGAGCATGCCGCCGGAGCCGGTCACAGGATTCTGCTGCTTGCCCATCTTCGATACGTTGGCCAGCACCTGCTTTGCTATGCCGTCGGAGCTCCCGGCCGAGGCCTCTTTCATCTGGCGAAAGGAGGCCGAGTCTATGTTGAGGGTCTGTACGTTGATGAGTATTTCGTTCTCGTAGATAGGCAGCGAATTGTCGACGCGCGTGGCCGCCTGCGGCAGAGCCCCCTTCGGCTCGATGACGCGATGACGACCGAAGCGGTCGCTACCTGTGCGATATTTGGTCACTTTTACCTCCATCCCGGAAAATTAGTGCGTTTATTAATCATACTCAGGAAGGCGAAAGCAAGGGGAATAGAGACGGTTTTTTGACGATTTCAGTCACGGTTCTCATCTTGATCCTATAGTCGATCGTAGCAAATTGAAAAATAATATGTTTTTTCAATAGGATAGTTTCTTCAATCGGTGCTAATATCAAGGCATGGTTTTTGCTCATCTATGATTTCAAAAGGAAGGATATTAAAGCCCTTTGTGGAGGATCCGATGACGACATCTAAAAAACCAGCTGCAAAAAAGCCCACCAAGGTCAAGTCTCGGGCGACGGTGCAAAAGATCGCGCCAGTCGGAATCAACCTAAAAACCAGGAAACCGAGGATCAAGACTCCGCCCATGGACCAGCCTTGATGCACGGGCACAAGCCATCGCAATGAGCAGACCAAAGGTTCTTCTTATTTCCCTGCCCTGGGCCAGCTATCATAGCCCGTCTCTTCAGATAGGTGCGCTCGCGGCATATGCGAGGCGAAACGGCTTTGATGCCGAAGCTCGCCACGCACATCTGGACATAGCAGCCTCCGTCGGACTCAACGAATATGACGAGTATTCCTACAAGACCTACCGTTCCTGCGGGGACGCACTTTGCGCGGCCATTCTCTTCCCTTCCGCGGAAAGACGCCTGCTGCGATATTCGGAGAAGATTCTGCCCGGTTCGACTAAAGTTCTTCCAAAACTTGAGCACGCAATGAAGGATGTATACCGGAGAATCGATTGGAAGAGATATTCCCTCGTCGGATTCACGGTAACGTTCGATCAGCTCTTCGCCTCCCTGCTGTTCTCATCATGGTTGAAGCGCAATCATCCAAATATCAGGATTTTGCTGGGCGGACGCGCGGTCGCCGGTAAAATGGGCAGATCCGTCCTGAAGTGCTTCCCTTGGGTAGACTGGGTCATAGACGGCGAGGGAGAGATCGGTTTCGTCGAACTCTTGAAGGGAATGCGCGATGGCTCCAGCGGATTTGAACGCGACGTGCCAAGTCTATTTTACAGAGAAGGCAACCTCATCAAATTCAATCCGGTTGCCCAACTCCAGGATTTGAGCGGTCTGCCGGACCCCGACTTCACCGATTATTACAGGACGATTGAGGCGCACCCCAAGCTCTCCGGCACTGAGATCCTCAATTATATCCCCATCGAAGTGAGCAGGGGGTGCGTATTCAAATGTGCATTCTGCTGCGACTTCGGCTTCTGGAGAGGCTATCGATCCAGGCCGGCCAAAGAGACTGCGGCGGCGATCAGGCGCGCATGCCGCAAGTACAAAGTTAATTCTATCAACCTGGTGGCGCAGTTGATCGCGAAAAAAGACATCGAAGCCCTCTTCCCGCTCATCCTGAAGCAGGATATTGACTACAGATTTTTCTGCGAGATCCGCGCAGACACGACAAAGGAAAACCTGTCGCTGATGAAACGCGCGGGGCTCGCCCACGTCCAGATAGGCATAGAGGCTCTCGACTCCGGGCTGCTCCGCAAGATGAACAAGGGCACGAAGCTCATCGAAAACATCAGGGCCATGAAATACTGCGAAGAACTCGGCATCGGCCACACATCCAACCTGATGCTGGGATTCCCCACGGAATCGCAGGACGATATTGATCGCACCGTCAAGGCGATCGACGACATGGCGTCCGCCTATATGCCACCCGAGAGCATTGTAAGATTTCAACTTCGCGAGGGGTCCCCGGTCTATTTTCAGCCCAAGAAATTCGGAATCAAAAAAATATGCGAGCGCTCGGCATATGCACCTCTGTTGCCGAAGGACATAAGCCGAAACATAGATCTATGGTACAAAAAATTCTCAACCAACAGGAAGAACCGCAACTACAGCGCACTCATGAAAAGATGGCGCAGATGGAAGAAGGATTATGAGGAGGCGCGAAGATCAGGGCGACCCATGCTGCATTACTTCGATTGTAAAGATCATATAAAAATAGAGGACTCACGGCATGGAGGAGGCACGATCATCCTCGATGGATTGGCCGCTGGAATCTACAGATTCTGCGACAGCGTGAGAAAAATCGATGAAATACAGGCTGGATTTCCAGGGGCCGGCACAGCCCGCATACGCGAAATATTGGGGTCGCTGATCGATCTGCGCCTGATGATGACTGAAGAGGGCGAATACCTCTCTCTTGCCATTCACTCATCCCCGAATTTGAGGAGGCATCTCCCCGTCATATAATTATTTAACAATATCAACCCATTAGAGAAAGCGTTTTTCAGACAACTTTATTAAAATCCTTCCGATAACCGCCTTGAGAGGACTGACTGAGATATGACGCTGCCTCTGCACAACATCCAGACTATACGGCTATTGCCGACAAACGTGCCTGTCTTAAGACCGACGCCATCTTCCCTCTACATACGGCCGCTCGCAGATAGAGATTTTCATGAGCTTCACAACACCCTCTGCCGCGGGTTCGGCGTGAACATGTCGTCGGAGTCGCTCGCGTTGAGGCTGAGACAGAACGGGTACAGGCCCGAGATATCCTACGGCGCATTTGAGGAAGGTTCCATGGTAGGCTTCTGGCTGTCCGGTATCAGGGCGATTTCAGGCAAACGAGTATCCTGCTGCACAGGCACCACCGTCGTGGAGGAATGGCGCAAGAGGGGCATTGCCACCGCCATGTCCAGATCGGCCGAGGGTGCGGCCCGCGCCCTCGGGGCCGGCGCCGGAGTCCTGTTCGCGCAGGCGGGCAACTCCACGGTCATCAGGCTCTACAGGAACATGGGATTCGAGATAACCCGAACTCTCCATTCTTACTCCTCTGCAGATACCGTCGAGCTTTCGAAAGACAACCCGATGCAGGCAAGGCTTACCGACCTCGGCCACGCCTACAGCTTGAGACACATGCTCGACCATGAGCCGCCATGGTACAGAATGTGGGAAGGGATTTTTGACGTCAGGGATTCCATCATGCCTGTCGTTGTCAGCGATGGGATGAAGGAGAGGGCCTATGGCCTGTTTCAGCCTGCGACCGGAAGGATACTGCATCTGGGCCTCGATGCCATGAGCGCCGAGGAAGGACGGCTCGCGCTCGGAGCGATGGTGGAGATATTCATGAACGCGCGCAGCAACGACGGCCCCATTGAGCTCTTTCAGATACCGGATTCCCAGACGCAAATTCCTGCGATCATGGGCTCGCTGGGCTTCAGTCTTTCAAACACACAGGTTGAGATGGCCAAGACGCTCTGACTCAGAGCAGGTTTATCTGGGGGTCGGGCTGGGCTTCCTCTCCGCGCCTGTCGGCCGAGGGTATGAGGCGGCCGTCCGAGGAGACGCGCTGGCCGCAGCGCTTGCAGAAGCTGGATCCGTCCAGGCGCTTCTGGAGGCGCTTGGATTTGCAGCGGGGACAGCCGCGCATGGGGCTTCTTGAAGAAGACTCAGATAACATTGGCGGAATTCTTTAGCTGGCGAGTGTCAAAGGTTCAAGCGAAAAAATTTTTTCAGAAACATAAGCCGAAGTACGTACAAGAAACAGATGCACTTTCTATAACATCTTGATATTTCATCTTAAAATAAGAAGCAACTTCTTGAGAGAAATGGCGATAATTAACCATGATCAAAATACCTAGAATTCCCTTCAACCTCGGAATTGCAGGTTCCACAATCTCATCTCCGACATCATCGATCCCTTTCGCGTCCACTGACGCATTGCAGAACAGCGGCAGCGCATCCGACAATTATGTTGCAGCGCCTGGAGGCACATTCGCGATGAAAGGTGCAATTCCGATTGAAGAGAAAAGGAGGTTGATCGATCAAGGGGCGCTACAGGTCGTCGACAATTGCCTGAAGATCAGGCGAGGGGAGAATCTGGTCATTATAACGGACGAGGAGACGAGGAGGCTGGCCGATCCAATCGCAGAAAGGGCCATCATCTCCGGCGCGAGTCTTTCCATGTTCATGATGGAAGACTTCGGAACGCGGCCAGAGGATGGCTCGACACCGCTAGAGCTCAGCCCGGAGATCGCAGGCGCCCTGACGATCGCAAATGCGAGCATCTACATAGCACAGATACGGCCGAATGAACTTCATTCCTTCAGGATGCCCCTGATAAGGCTGGTGGAAGAACTGGGCATAAAACACGCTCATATGCCCATGTTCACAGAGCAGATGATGTGGCAGGGGATGGCCTCCGACTACGACAAGATTCAACGCCTGTCGAAAAAGGTGTTCGACATAGTTTCAATGGCGAACCTGATAAGGGTCACCACTCCAGCCGGCACCGAAGCTATATTCGAGTTCTCCCGAAAATACCTCTGGAGCATCTGTGACGGCCTCGTTAGGCTTGGGGAAGCGGCGAACCTGCCGGGAGGTGAAGTCTACGGCACTCCGATAAACGCGAACGGGACTATGGTGATAGACGGAGGTTTCGGAGACTTCTTCTCAAAAAAATACGGGGACATCTCAAAGACCCCCTTGAAGTACGCCCTGTTCGACGGCAGGTGCGTTCCCGGCAGCGTCGAATGCGCCAACAAGGAATTGAAGCATGACTTTGAAAGGTACACATTTGAAAGCGATGACAACTCGAACCGTGTCGGTGAATTTGCGTTTGGCACCAATATCGGCCTCACTGAAATAATAGGGAACATGCTGCAGGATGAAAAGCTGCCCGGTGTGCACGTAGCTCTGGGCAGCCCTCTCCCCGACACAACCAAGGCCGCATGGGACAGCGTCGCACACAACGACGGCCTCCTTAGGCACCCCACTGTCGAGGTGGACGGCAGGATAATAATGAAGAGCGGACAACACCTGCTGGATTACTGACATGCCATGTCTGACAACAACGAAGACAATCTCAAAGCAGGTTGAGCTGAAACTGGGGGCAGTCGGCGAAATCGATCATTTTACACTTTATTTAGCGACAATTTTATTCTATCTATACTAAATAGCAAACAGTCGATAACAACAAAAATAGGAGGATCATATGGCAAAAACTGTTGCGAAGAAGCCGATCACAACCAAGACCAGAAACAGCACAGCAGGTAAGACAAAGAAAATCGTTATAGAAATAAACCCGGGAAATGAAATAAGTGGAAAAATAACACGCTTCCCCGGCAGAGGAATAACGCGTTTCCCCGGGAGGAATAAGGCTCGCTAGATACCTGAGGAGACAATGTCGAATTGCAGAGCATCGCTCATTTCTCTGCCATGGGAGAATTATAAAAGTCCATCTTTAGCCATCGGATGTCTTGCAGCCTATGCACAGTCCTTGGGATTCGACGTAGATGCGCTCAACCTGCATCTGGAGATAGCACAGTGCTTTTCCCTGGACAGCTACGACGATCCTTGCTGGATTGACACACCCGCCGGAGAGGCGCTAGGCGCGGCTTTGTGCTTTTCCGAAAATAGGAAGGCACTGCTGAAGTATGCTAATAAATTTATCCCGAACGCAAACCGGCATGCTATTCGCCTTCATGATGCACTCGTCGCTTCATATAAAAACATAGATTGGCGTAGATATTCAATAGTAGGTTTCTCTATCAACTTTTCGCAACTCTTTACGTCCCTCCTCTATGCAACCTGGATCAAGCGCGACCATCCGTCAATCCGCATCGTAATGGGAGGCTACGGCGTGACCGGGGAGCTTGGCAAATCGGTGCTCAAATGCTTCCCGCAGGTGAACTGGTGCATCGATGGAGAGGGAGAAATATCATTCAGCGAACTTTTGTCCGGGGTGGCTTCGCGGTCATGCAAATTCGAGGAGAATGTCCCGGGCCTCATATATCGCCATGGCGGAATCATCAAACAGAACCCCAGGAAGCAGCTGCCGGATCTCGGTGGACTTCCTGAGCCCGATTATCACAATTATTTTGACACGCTCAACAGAAGTGGCCCCTTTAATCAAATTGAGATATTGTCTTATATTCCCATAGAGGTAAGCAGGGGGTGCACAAGGAGGTGTGCCTTCTGTGCATATGGCTCTTTTATGCCTGGTTTCAGATCCAGGCCTCCGGTCAAGATCGCAAATTCCGTCAACCTCTTCTATAAGGAATATGGGGTCTCCGCATTCTACTTGAGCACGGCCATGATCAATCAGGAGCCAACCGAGGGACTGAGCAATCTGCTGAGCTCCCACAACCGCGACTACAGGATCTTCTGCGAGGCGAGAGCGGGACTCTCCAAGCAACAGATGGCATCGATGAAGCACGCCGGCATCTGCGCAATACAGATCGGCCTAGAGGCGCTCGACACCAAACTTCTTTCGAAGATGAACAAGCGCACTCGCCTGATAGACAACCTGGAGACTATGAAATTCTGTGAAGAGGTTGGCATAAGACATCTATCTAACTTGATAGTAGAATTTCCAACCGAAACTCAGGCGGATGTCGATCGCAGTACCGAAGCCATGGATTTGGCTTCATGCTATATGCCACCAGACAATATTGCACGATTCGGGCTATTCCCGGGTTCGCCGATTTATCGTAATCCCAAAAAATTCAAGATAAGATCCATCAATGAAGCTCCTGACCTCGGCAAATACCTCCCGAATAGACTTTCCAGCTTGAAGTTATATTATAGCGATTTTGAATGTTTGAACAGAAAACGCAACTACCGTCGCTTTTTTATGCGGCATAAGCGATGGAGGAAAGAGTATGAGAGAGCGCAAGCTGCAGGAAGATCGATTCTTCAGTACTTTGACTGCGGAGATTCGTTACGAATCGAGGATTTCAGAGCAGGTATTCAAGCGACCACCCTTTGTGATTTGGCACGCGAGCTTTACCTATTCTGCGACGAGATCAGGAATTTTGCGGAGATCCGAAAGAAGTTCAAGGACGTTCCAGAAAGAGAGATCCGCAA contains:
- a CDS encoding lysine 5,6-aminomutase subunit alpha → MAYRKLNLDRDKIDQCRNMAARIVSPVQKYIDRHSTASIERAVLRVFGVEEAHLEMPHVNLIVDRSPKDMLRKGVAWWFARAAVHTGLSAGELGKRLATDHLKLDSVPNVAEDRIRQKAVELAEAGIKRIDEARQRRRGVMNRRGEPPQPWKYLIVATGNIYDDAAQAVSAVEEGADIIAVIRTTAQSLLDYVPDGISTEGAGGTLATQANFRVMRQALDEASEKSGRYIKLVNYSSGLCMSEIAAMAAVERLDVLLNDSMYGILFRDINMKRTFVDQYFSRLICTRAGITINTGEDNYLTTTDAYRNAHHVLASQFINEQFALKAGMPHELMGLGHAFEMDPEIEDGFLYELAQAQMVREIFPRSPIKFMPPTKHMKGDILFGNVMDAMFNVCGIVTEQSIQLLGIPTEAIHNPHIQDRYWALKNANYVFNNCRSIGDEISFNPNGKITRRAHTVLDNVHKYLKKIEEAGLMKAIGKGMFAEIERDENGGKGLDGVFQKDAHYLNPVLDLLKAKAEEDE
- a CDS encoding KamA family radical SAM protein produces the protein MIDMSDPKYFQRIKAYEDVSPEQWNDPRWQLANAVTDAEGLSKVIALTPKEKADVDRAVKHSKFQVTPYFLSLIDEKNPECPIRMQCVPRLAELEPGLGDLTDPLAEDADMPVPRLVHRYPDRVLFLVSEVCSMYCRFCTRRRHVLSRTTKQLASEHDNAIEYIAKNREIRDVILSGGDALMLPVATLEGIIKRIRAIPHVEIIRVASRFPCVMPMGVTDEVIAMLKKYQPVYFMTHFSHPYEVTPQAKAACEKIADAGMPISNQSVLLRKINSDPAVMKKLLHELLKIRVKPYYIYQCDLAEGIEHFRTSVSKGFEIMEYLRGHTSGLALPTFVIDAPGGGGKIPVMPNYLLTLTDERAVVRNYRGLMSSYTNPRERDSACSTADDIAKNFAPEQPKNTAFYDLVDGKRVILKPQV
- a CDS encoding L-erythro-3,5-diaminohexanoate dehydrogenase, translated to MTKYRTGSDRFGRHRVIEPKGALPQAATRVDNSLPIYENEILINVQTLNIDSASFRQMKEASAGSSDGIAKQVLANVSKMGKQQNPVTGSGGMLLGTVEEMGPAYSNPCNVKKGDRVCTLVSLTLTPLIIERIKEVRDSEQIDIDGNAILFDSGVLAKIPDDMDLKVCLALLDVAGAPPQADRLAKKGDTVYVIGCGKSGILCAAAIREKLGKNCRIIASATRESSVETMKSLGLVDECFTANALSPAETMDKVAKATNGKMCDLVINTANVEGTELASVLACRQGGKVYFFNMATNFQKAALGAEGVGMDVEMIIGNGYAPNHARFTLDLYRKSAVVKKWFDDKFGE
- a CDS encoding RiPP maturation radical SAM C-methyltransferase encodes the protein MSRPKVLLISLPWASYHSPSLQIGALAAYARRNGFDAEARHAHLDIAASVGLNEYDEYSYKTYRSCGDALCAAILFPSAERRLLRYSEKILPGSTKVLPKLEHAMKDVYRRIDWKRYSLVGFTVTFDQLFASLLFSSWLKRNHPNIRILLGGRAVAGKMGRSVLKCFPWVDWVIDGEGEIGFVELLKGMRDGSSGFERDVPSLFYREGNLIKFNPVAQLQDLSGLPDPDFTDYYRTIEAHPKLSGTEILNYIPIEVSRGCVFKCAFCCDFGFWRGYRSRPAKETAAAIRRACRKYKVNSINLVAQLIAKKDIEALFPLILKQDIDYRFFCEIRADTTKENLSLMKRAGLAHVQIGIEALDSGLLRKMNKGTKLIENIRAMKYCEELGIGHTSNLMLGFPTESQDDIDRTVKAIDDMASAYMPPESIVRFQLREGSPVYFQPKKFGIKKICERSAYAPLLPKDISRNIDLWYKKFSTNRKNRNYSALMKRWRRWKKDYEEARRSGRPMLHYFDCKDHIKIEDSRHGGGTIILDGLAAGIYRFCDSVRKIDEIQAGFPGAGTARIREILGSLIDLRLMMTEEGEYLSLAIHSSPNLRRHLPVI
- a CDS encoding GNAT family N-acetyltransferase, yielding MTLPLHNIQTIRLLPTNVPVLRPTPSSLYIRPLADRDFHELHNTLCRGFGVNMSSESLALRLRQNGYRPEISYGAFEEGSMVGFWLSGIRAISGKRVSCCTGTTVVEEWRKRGIATAMSRSAEGAARALGAGAGVLFAQAGNSTVIRLYRNMGFEITRTLHSYSSADTVELSKDNPMQARLTDLGHAYSLRHMLDHEPPWYRMWEGIFDVRDSIMPVVVSDGMKERAYGLFQPATGRILHLGLDAMSAEEGRLALGAMVEIFMNARSNDGPIELFQIPDSQTQIPAIMGSLGFSLSNTQVEMAKTL
- a CDS encoding aminopeptidase, coding for MKGAIPIEEKRRLIDQGALQVVDNCLKIRRGENLVIITDEETRRLADPIAERAIISGASLSMFMMEDFGTRPEDGSTPLELSPEIAGALTIANASIYIAQIRPNELHSFRMPLIRLVEELGIKHAHMPMFTEQMMWQGMASDYDKIQRLSKKVFDIVSMANLIRVTTPAGTEAIFEFSRKYLWSICDGLVRLGEAANLPGGEVYGTPINANGTMVIDGGFGDFFSKKYGDISKTPLKYALFDGRCVPGSVECANKELKHDFERYTFESDDNSNRVGEFAFGTNIGLTEIIGNMLQDEKLPGVHVALGSPLPDTTKAAWDSVAHNDGLLRHPTVEVDGRIIMKSGQHLLDY
- a CDS encoding RiPP maturation radical SAM C-methyltransferase; the encoded protein is MSNCRASLISLPWENYKSPSLAIGCLAAYAQSLGFDVDALNLHLEIAQCFSLDSYDDPCWIDTPAGEALGAALCFSENRKALLKYANKFIPNANRHAIRLHDALVASYKNIDWRRYSIVGFSINFSQLFTSLLYATWIKRDHPSIRIVMGGYGVTGELGKSVLKCFPQVNWCIDGEGEISFSELLSGVASRSCKFEENVPGLIYRHGGIIKQNPRKQLPDLGGLPEPDYHNYFDTLNRSGPFNQIEILSYIPIEVSRGCTRRCAFCAYGSFMPGFRSRPPVKIANSVNLFYKEYGVSAFYLSTAMINQEPTEGLSNLLSSHNRDYRIFCEARAGLSKQQMASMKHAGICAIQIGLEALDTKLLSKMNKRTRLIDNLETMKFCEEVGIRHLSNLIVEFPTETQADVDRSTEAMDLASCYMPPDNIARFGLFPGSPIYRNPKKFKIRSINEAPDLGKYLPNRLSSLKLYYSDFECLNRKRNYRRFFMRHKRWRKEYERAQAAGRSILQYFDCGDSLRIEDFRAGIQATTLCDLARELYLFCDEIRNFAEIRKKFKDVPEREIRKMLRKLFKLKVMYTEDDDWLSLAIHISPENRRHMMSL